A region of Desulfovibrio sp. DNA encodes the following proteins:
- a CDS encoding metal-dependent hydrolase: MKWITHQATAVAAALALHLPLGGVAAACAGAVLPDVLDQRMAGLAPTRRGQQKIFNAIHRGTTHWFGWWLAICVAALVLPSASLGSLGRDALVGLGFGGLSHVLLDMLTPSGVPLTPFSRQNKISLKLCSTGSLGEYCFLACVVGLSWLLYHDDLLRLTHKLARSHLF; encoded by the coding sequence ATGAAATGGATTACGCATCAGGCTACAGCCGTGGCGGCGGCGCTGGCGCTGCACCTGCCTCTTGGAGGCGTTGCGGCTGCCTGCGCAGGGGCCGTGCTGCCCGATGTGCTCGATCAGCGCATGGCCGGGCTTGCGCCCACCCGCAGGGGCCAGCAAAAGATATTCAACGCCATACACAGGGGAACCACCCACTGGTTTGGCTGGTGGCTGGCCATATGCGTGGCGGCTCTGGTGCTGCCCAGCGCCAGTCTTGGTTCGCTGGGGCGTGATGCTCTGGTGGGACTGGGCTTTGGCGGATTGAGCCACGTGCTGCTGGACATGCTGACACCCTCGGGCGTGCCGCTTACGCCGTTTTCGCGCCAGAACAAGATTTCGCTCAAGCTGTGCTCAACTGGCAGCCTTGGGGAATACTGCTTTCTGGCTTGCGTTGTGGGCTTGAGCTGGCTGCTGTACCATGATGACCTGTTGCGGCTCACGCACAAGCTGGCCCGCTCGCACCTCTTTTAA
- a CDS encoding small ribosomal subunit Rsm22 family protein, whose amino-acid sequence MSANDDFSRNSGGRGRPGDRADDRRPSRPAERRDDRRDDRRNDRPADRPGDRFGDRRPSRPGDRRNDRDGGRPGDRSGDRRPSRPADRRDDRRDDRRDDRRSPNTPRDRYGRPALRPEKRDGGKRFAPSAQRNDDRSGEHTTERPRHAPRPFEVGAWPAVKALFPPLSAEATRILDMLPEALAKVWPLNSAHRRTLPDDVAQLSRLLTTERAGLDRPYWSSPASISAYLYYFLPWNLVRLTRVLASLPLPDPRSVAPQGGEALLVDVGSGPLTLPLALWLAKPEWRSAPLRVLALDTSSQPLELGKTLMEVLGELTGQPVWPVRVVRASLDQVVRQAAPLLSGGKARPWLISAANVLNELRFGKKRSRGASAIEEEDEFDSLDNDGVDFDGNPAAEGAEVDKPEGCREDRLDSFLESLSPLFDHVGNAEADASAAAGPALLFVEPGTRLGGSTIMRLRQLAVDGGLTALAPCTHQLDCPLLRGQGGRTWCHFTFGSEGAPQWLEDLSLAADLGKSSLSLSPLLLAALPESEAAAGNPVASRVLSAPFVVPGLAGRARYACSCKGLLLLENAEALASGDALAVNLAASVQRDRKSGALLVSPPARPGADDVLTRRPDRAYGQDKPHGQDRQGGRDGRDFRDGRGRDGDNRRDSRDGREGREGRDNRDSRGQRPAPYRKDGDRPAGRDQSDRPARTPHGDRQQRDDRPRRDDRNGQGGRPPRPQGNDRPRRDDRQDRSDRQDRGGRQDRNDRQERNGRQDRQDRNNRGGQSRDGGRAPNRDRSGGREGGQSRRSGPRGGKP is encoded by the coding sequence ATGTCTGCGAACGATGATTTTTCCCGCAATTCCGGTGGGCGTGGCCGCCCTGGTGACCGTGCCGACGACCGTCGCCCTTCGCGCCCCGCAGAGAGGCGCGATGACCGACGTGATGACCGCCGTAATGATCGACCCGCCGACAGGCCGGGTGACCGCTTTGGCGATCGCCGTCCTTCGCGCCCCGGCGACCGCCGTAATGACCGCGATGGTGGCCGCCCCGGTGACAGGTCGGGCGACCGTCGCCCCTCGCGTCCCGCTGACAGGCGTGATGATCGGCGCGATGACAGGCGCGACGACCGCCGTTCGCCCAATACTCCCAGAGACCGCTACGGCAGGCCCGCCCTGCGCCCAGAAAAGCGCGATGGCGGCAAACGCTTTGCGCCCTCGGCCCAGCGCAATGACGACCGCTCTGGCGAGCACACCACCGAGCGTCCGCGCCATGCGCCGCGTCCTTTTGAAGTAGGGGCGTGGCCTGCGGTCAAGGCACTCTTTCCGCCGCTTTCGGCAGAGGCCACTCGTATTCTCGATATGCTGCCCGAAGCGCTGGCAAAGGTGTGGCCCCTTAACAGCGCGCACCGACGTACCCTGCCCGATGATGTTGCCCAGCTTTCGCGACTGCTCACCACAGAACGCGCGGGTCTTGACCGCCCGTACTGGAGCTCCCCGGCGTCCATCAGCGCCTACCTGTATTATTTTCTGCCATGGAACCTTGTGCGCCTCACGCGGGTTCTTGCCAGCCTGCCCTTGCCCGATCCCCGCAGCGTTGCGCCCCAGGGGGGCGAGGCTCTGCTGGTGGATGTGGGCTCTGGCCCGCTGACCCTGCCGCTGGCGCTCTGGCTGGCGAAGCCCGAGTGGCGCTCTGCGCCCCTGCGCGTGCTGGCGCTCGACACATCTTCGCAGCCGCTTGAATTGGGTAAAACCCTTATGGAAGTGCTGGGCGAGCTCACCGGGCAGCCTGTCTGGCCTGTACGGGTGGTACGCGCCTCTCTCGATCAGGTTGTGCGGCAGGCCGCGCCCCTGCTTTCGGGTGGCAAGGCCCGCCCCTGGCTGATCAGCGCCGCCAACGTGCTCAACGAGCTGCGTTTTGGCAAAAAACGTTCGCGTGGGGCCAGTGCCATTGAGGAAGAAGACGAATTTGATTCGCTGGACAACGATGGCGTGGATTTTGACGGCAACCCGGCTGCGGAAGGCGCAGAGGTGGACAAGCCCGAGGGCTGCCGCGAGGATCGTCTGGACAGTTTTCTCGAATCCCTTTCGCCCCTTTTTGACCATGTGGGAAATGCGGAGGCCGATGCCTCTGCAGCCGCCGGGCCAGCCCTGCTATTTGTGGAGCCGGGTACGCGCCTTGGCGGGTCAACTATCATGCGCCTGCGCCAGCTGGCCGTGGACGGCGGGCTTACAGCCCTTGCCCCCTGCACTCATCAGCTCGATTGCCCGCTGCTGCGCGGGCAGGGTGGCCGCACATGGTGCCACTTTACCTTTGGCAGCGAGGGGGCACCCCAGTGGCTCGAAGACCTTTCGCTGGCCGCTGACCTTGGAAAAAGCAGCCTGAGCCTTTCGCCCCTGCTGCTTGCTGCTCTGCCAGAATCTGAAGCAGCAGCGGGCAATCCCGTGGCCTCCCGTGTGCTTTCTGCGCCCTTTGTGGTTCCCGGCCTTGCGGGCCGGGCGCGCTACGCCTGCTCATGCAAGGGCCTGCTGCTGCTGGAAAATGCCGAGGCTCTGGCCTCTGGTGATGCCCTCGCTGTGAATCTTGCCGCCAGTGTGCAGCGTGACCGCAAAAGCGGAGCCCTGCTGGTGAGCCCCCCGGCTCGCCCCGGTGCTGATGATGTGTTGACCCGCCGCCCGGACAGGGCCTACGGGCAGGACAAGCCCCATGGGCAGGACAGACAAGGCGGGCGTGATGGCCGTGATTTTCGCGATGGCCGTGGCCGTGATGGTGATAACCGCCGCGACAGCCGCGATGGGCGTGAAGGACGTGAAGGGCGTGATAATCGGGATAGCAGGGGCCAAAGGCCCGCTCCCTACCGCAAGGATGGCGACAGGCCCGCAGGCCGCGACCAGTCTGACCGTCCGGCCCGCACCCCACATGGCGACCGCCAGCAGCGCGATGACCGCCCACGGAGGGATGACCGCAATGGCCAGGGCGGGCGGCCTCCGCGTCCGCAGGGTAATGACAGGCCACGTCGTGACGACCGGCAAGACCGTTCAGACCGACAGGATCGTGGTGGTCGGCAAGATCGTAATGACCGCCAGGAACGCAATGGCCGTCAGGACAGGCAGGACAGAAACAACCGTGGCGGCCAGAGCCGTGACGGAGGGCGTGCCCCCAACCGGGACCGAAGCGGTGGGCGTGAAGGCGGCCAGAGCAGACGCTCCGGCCCGCGCGGCGGCAAGCCTTAA
- a CDS encoding vitamin B12-dependent ribonucleotide reductase, with the protein MFAMPKNLPQPQLKPNTEVVLQKRYLRKDMTGRQIETPRDLFWRVAASIAAEEAKYAQSTCKGEDLARAFYNLMTTWKFLPNSPTLMNAGTDLGQLSACFVLPVGDSIEEIFDAVKYAAMIHKSGGGTGFSFSRLRPKDSRVGSTGGVASGPVSFLRIFNTATEQVKQGGTRRGANMGILRVDHPDILEFIRAKEKEGEFNNFNLSVGLTEVFMRAVENDEHYDLVAPNSGEVINRLRAREIFELLVKKAWQSGDPGIVFLDRINRDNPTPDQGEIESTNPCGEQPLLPYEACNLGSINLSCFYVTGHNGEADPAREGIDWAELKRVVHLSVRFLDNVIDASRFPLDSITETVRKNRKIGLGVMGFADLLYQLEVAYDSQQGIELGERIMAFIQEEGHNASAQLATERGAFPAYATSVYGKKKLGPYRNATVTTIAPTGTLSIIAGCSSGVEPLFALCFTRNILDGERLVEVNPHFEAALGEAGLFSHELMDAVVAKGSIQEMDYLPATLRKVYVTAMDIAPVWHLRMQAAFQRHTDNAVSKTVNLSNSATEQDIFDIYWLAYQEGCKGVTVYRDGCKSIQVLATGEGQKKMDGETGAAPMQSSAAEQAGAGVRKRPDIVWGFTQKVPTGLGVMYLTVNEVDGKPFEVFATIGKSGRSITAKAEAIGRLVSLALRSGVHVRDVVAQIKGIGGEHPVFRGKGLLLSIPDAIAWVLEKRYLKDEHIGDVNDLQAQNCPECGEPLVFQEGCLICPSCGFSRCG; encoded by the coding sequence ATGTTCGCAATGCCCAAGAATTTGCCGCAGCCGCAGCTGAAACCCAACACGGAAGTTGTTCTGCAAAAGCGCTACCTGCGCAAGGATATGACTGGCCGACAAATTGAAACCCCACGCGATCTCTTCTGGCGCGTGGCCGCTTCCATAGCCGCCGAGGAGGCCAAGTACGCACAGTCTACCTGCAAGGGTGAGGATCTGGCGCGCGCCTTTTACAACCTCATGACCACATGGAAGTTTCTGCCCAATTCGCCCACGCTCATGAACGCGGGTACTGATTTGGGTCAGCTTTCGGCCTGTTTTGTACTGCCTGTGGGCGACTCCATCGAAGAAATTTTTGACGCGGTCAAATACGCGGCCATGATCCACAAATCTGGCGGCGGTACGGGCTTTTCCTTTTCGCGCCTGCGCCCCAAGGACAGCCGTGTGGGCTCAACCGGCGGTGTTGCCTCTGGTCCCGTGTCGTTCTTGCGTATTTTCAACACGGCCACAGAGCAGGTAAAGCAGGGCGGAACCCGGCGCGGTGCCAACATGGGCATTCTGCGCGTAGACCACCCCGATATCCTTGAATTTATCCGCGCCAAGGAAAAAGAAGGCGAGTTCAACAACTTCAATCTTTCTGTGGGCCTGACCGAAGTGTTCATGCGTGCCGTTGAAAACGACGAGCACTATGACCTTGTGGCCCCCAATTCTGGCGAAGTGATAAACCGCCTGCGTGCGCGCGAGATTTTTGAGCTGCTGGTCAAAAAGGCTTGGCAGTCGGGCGATCCGGGCATTGTGTTTCTCGATCGCATCAACCGCGACAACCCCACCCCCGACCAGGGCGAGATCGAATCTACCAACCCCTGCGGCGAGCAGCCCCTGCTGCCTTATGAAGCCTGCAACCTGGGGTCCATCAATCTTTCGTGTTTTTATGTCACCGGGCACAACGGGGAAGCCGACCCCGCCCGCGAGGGCATTGACTGGGCCGAACTCAAACGCGTGGTGCACCTTTCTGTGCGCTTTCTCGACAACGTCATCGACGCCTCGCGGTTTCCGCTCGACAGCATCACCGAAACCGTGCGCAAAAACCGCAAGATCGGTCTCGGCGTCATGGGTTTTGCCGATCTGCTCTATCAGCTTGAGGTGGCCTATGATTCGCAGCAGGGCATCGAGCTTGGCGAGCGCATCATGGCCTTTATTCAGGAAGAAGGGCACAATGCTTCGGCTCAGCTGGCCACAGAGCGCGGGGCTTTCCCGGCCTATGCCACCTCGGTATACGGCAAAAAGAAGCTTGGCCCCTACCGCAACGCCACGGTAACCACCATTGCTCCTACGGGTACGCTCTCCATCATCGCGGGCTGCTCTTCGGGTGTGGAACCGCTGTTTGCCCTGTGCTTTACGCGCAATATTCTTGACGGCGAGCGCCTTGTGGAGGTGAATCCCCATTTTGAGGCGGCTCTGGGCGAGGCTGGTCTGTTCAGCCACGAGCTTATGGATGCCGTGGTAGCCAAGGGGTCCATTCAGGAAATGGACTATCTGCCCGCCACCCTGCGCAAGGTTTATGTAACGGCCATGGATATTGCTCCGGTGTGGCATCTGCGCATGCAGGCGGCCTTTCAGCGGCACACCGACAATGCCGTGTCAAAGACTGTAAATCTGTCCAACAGTGCGACAGAGCAGGATATTTTTGATATTTACTGGCTGGCCTATCAGGAAGGCTGCAAGGGCGTAACCGTGTACCGTGACGGCTGCAAGAGTATTCAGGTGCTGGCTACGGGCGAAGGCCAAAAGAAAATGGACGGCGAAACGGGCGCAGCCCCAATGCAGTCTTCTGCGGCGGAGCAGGCCGGTGCTGGCGTGCGCAAGCGCCCCGACATCGTATGGGGCTTTACGCAAAAGGTTCCCACCGGGCTTGGCGTCATGTATCTCACGGTCAACGAGGTGGACGGCAAACCCTTTGAGGTCTTTGCCACCATTGGCAAATCTGGCCGTTCCATCACCGCCAAGGCCGAGGCCATTGGCCGTCTGGTTTCGCTGGCTCTGCGCTCGGGCGTGCATGTGCGCGACGTGGTTGCCCAGATCAAGGGTATAGGCGGCGAGCACCCCGTGTTTCGCGGTAAAGGGCTGCTGCTCTCCATTCCCGATGCCATCGCCTGGGTACTGGAAAAGCGCTACCTCAAGGATGAGCACATCGGCGACGTCAACGACCTGCAAGCCCAGAATTGCCCGGAATGCGGCGAGCCCCTGGTGTTTCAGGAAGGCTGCCTTATCTGCCCGAGCTGCGGTTTTTCGCGCTGCGGGTAA
- a CDS encoding ASKHA domain-containing protein: MIVRLLPASGHPLKTPAERALPAPGLTVAASAGQSLSHAIWLSGQVYPVSLCGGLGHCGRCRVRFVHNAPSVLPAENVVFTPQQLEEGWRLACRRQVPDTAAMPSGGPSVLELELPPESMAPLFDSPQKGGAAGLFLPGARVLAGPEALTPGLPLAGLRALVLAVDLGTTSLCWRALDMQGVPMAEGRTLNPQAGAGADIMSRLAVASTPEGRDLLAQLVRHDLQRITDSLVRAGVGRVEHMCLAANTAMTDIFLNRDVQGLCAAPYRLAHGGDETAFVPGLPPVYIPPLPAPFVGGDMSAGLMALLEADIPRPFVLADLGTNGELALVTEAGDLWLTSVPLGPALEGIGPECGQLAGPGVVTGFALTPMGFAARFYEGPEIAQPHAQAADQSPVHSAGGGNCPCPACQQAESAVGQVRPHEQKSGARGISATGYLSLLALLLRAGVLRDDGQFVAAPAMPLARKLAAGLELPEPGSRLGARLRLPHGLWLAAADVEELLKVKAAFTLALYTLLQAAGLPVGGLASLCLAGTLGEYANPDDLETVGFVPTALSHRIRAVGNTSLDGAALLALNGDKAATLSRMCRDAVVISLVDQPNFHTEYLRHMRFGV; this comes from the coding sequence ATGATAGTGCGTCTTTTACCGGCCAGCGGCCACCCCCTGAAAACCCCGGCAGAACGCGCCTTGCCTGCCCCGGGGCTCACTGTTGCCGCCAGTGCCGGGCAAAGCCTTTCGCATGCAATCTGGCTTTCTGGTCAGGTGTACCCCGTGTCGCTGTGCGGGGGCCTTGGTCACTGTGGGCGTTGCAGGGTGCGCTTTGTGCACAACGCGCCATCGGTTCTGCCAGCAGAAAATGTGGTTTTTACCCCGCAACAGCTGGAGGAAGGCTGGCGGCTGGCCTGCCGCCGTCAAGTACCCGACACTGCGGCCATGCCCTCGGGCGGCCCAAGCGTACTTGAGCTGGAATTGCCGCCAGAAAGCATGGCACCTTTGTTCGATAGCCCGCAAAAGGGTGGGGCGGCCGGGCTGTTTTTGCCGGGGGCCAGAGTTCTGGCCGGGCCAGAGGCCCTGACTCCGGGTCTGCCTCTAGCCGGGTTGCGCGCTCTGGTGCTGGCCGTTGATCTGGGCACAACCTCACTGTGCTGGCGTGCTCTGGATATGCAGGGTGTCCCGATGGCCGAAGGCCGCACTCTCAACCCTCAGGCTGGCGCCGGGGCGGACATAATGTCGCGTCTTGCCGTGGCAAGCACGCCAGAAGGGCGCGATCTGCTGGCCCAGCTGGTGCGGCACGATCTGCAAAGGATTACTGATTCTCTTGTCCGGGCGGGCGTGGGGCGCGTGGAGCACATGTGCCTTGCTGCCAATACTGCCATGACCGATATTTTTCTCAACCGCGATGTTCAGGGCCTGTGCGCCGCTCCGTACAGGCTTGCCCACGGTGGGGACGAAACAGCCTTCGTGCCCGGCTTGCCGCCGGTTTATATTCCGCCCTTGCCCGCGCCCTTTGTGGGCGGAGATATGAGCGCCGGGCTGATGGCCCTGCTTGAGGCTGATATTCCCCGTCCCTTTGTGTTGGCCGATCTTGGCACAAACGGCGAGTTGGCCCTGGTGACGGAAGCTGGCGACCTGTGGTTGACCAGCGTGCCCCTTGGCCCCGCGCTGGAGGGTATTGGGCCCGAATGCGGCCAGCTGGCTGGCCCCGGTGTGGTGACGGGTTTTGCGCTAACGCCCATGGGCTTTGCCGCGCGTTTTTATGAAGGGCCAGAAATCGCGCAGCCGCACGCTCAAGCCGCAGATCAGTCTCCGGTTCATAGCGCCGGAGGCGGAAACTGTCCTTGTCCCGCTTGCCAGCAGGCCGAAAGTGCCGTAGGGCAGGTGCGGCCACATGAACAGAAGAGTGGGGCACGGGGCATCAGCGCCACAGGGTATCTTTCGTTGCTGGCCCTTTTGCTGCGCGCGGGCGTACTGCGCGACGACGGCCAGTTTGTGGCGGCCCCGGCCATGCCTCTGGCCAGAAAACTGGCCGCCGGGCTGGAACTGCCCGAACCCGGCAGCAGGCTCGGCGCGCGTTTGCGCCTGCCGCACGGCTTGTGGCTGGCGGCGGCAGATGTGGAAGAACTGCTGAAGGTCAAAGCGGCCTTTACCCTTGCCCTCTACACCCTGCTGCAGGCAGCGGGCCTGCCTGTGGGCGGCCTTGCAAGCCTGTGCCTGGCCGGTACTCTGGGTGAATATGCCAACCCGGACGACCTCGAAACCGTGGGTTTTGTACCCACAGCCCTGAGCCACCGCATACGCGCCGTGGGCAATACCTCGCTGGACGGAGCAGCCCTGCTGGCCCTCAATGGCGACAAGGCTGCAACCCTGTCCCGCATGTGCCGCGATGCCGTGGTCATTTCTCTTGTAGATCAACCAAATTTTCACACCGAATATCTGCGCCATATGCGCTTTGGAGTTTAA
- the murJ gene encoding murein biosynthesis integral membrane protein MurJ, giving the protein MALLTAQQRMGAAALILAASTILSRLMGLARDKIISWQFGAGGESDMYFAAFVVPDIINYLLAGGFMSITIIPLLTRRFQEDEADAWNFFSCVFCWMAAASTMLTIGGMAFAPWLARLVAPGFTPEQWVRLAFFMRIILPAQIFFLCGACVTALLFMRRQFRVPALAPLIYNGAIIAVGLLLPWLATTQTAQSALPPWLLVHMDGMTGYCVGVTIGAALGTFVLPLRVAAQQGLRLGVVWRHELMGKFMLTALPLMLGQTIMMLDEQFLRVFGSLAGDGAVSLLNYARRITQVPVGLVGQAAAVASYPFLVALLAQGETESFNTTLRTALRASVALIIPCAFCMAATSWPILGVIFQGGRFSPADTLATLPLTRIMLAATPFWIIYMVLVRAYYAHGDTITPAVTGSIMTALCIPVYYWWAVPHGAWAIAALSGLSVSLYVLWLVGIWIRRHGSGAFAGLTGLGLRVTFCCLPASAASWWVSEVCMRTFALSPILKACVVLMLGGCAFAALFLPIAWQCAPETLEPVLQRLRRKRSAA; this is encoded by the coding sequence ATGGCGCTGCTCACAGCCCAGCAACGTATGGGGGCTGCCGCCCTCATACTGGCGGCCAGCACGATTCTTTCGCGCCTCATGGGTCTTGCGCGCGACAAGATCATATCGTGGCAGTTTGGCGCTGGCGGCGAGTCAGACATGTACTTTGCCGCCTTTGTGGTGCCGGACATCATCAACTACCTGCTGGCTGGCGGCTTTATGTCCATCACCATCATCCCCCTGCTGACCCGCAGGTTTCAGGAGGATGAGGCCGATGCCTGGAATTTTTTTTCGTGCGTGTTCTGCTGGATGGCCGCCGCCTCCACCATGCTGACAATCGGCGGCATGGCCTTTGCGCCGTGGCTGGCGCGACTGGTGGCCCCCGGTTTTACGCCGGAACAGTGGGTGCGGCTGGCCTTTTTCATGCGCATCATTCTGCCCGCCCAGATATTCTTTTTGTGCGGCGCGTGCGTGACAGCCCTGCTGTTCATGCGGCGGCAGTTCCGCGTTCCGGCGCTGGCCCCGCTCATCTACAACGGAGCCATCATTGCCGTGGGCCTGCTGCTGCCCTGGCTGGCAACCACGCAAACGGCGCAAAGCGCCCTGCCCCCGTGGCTTCTGGTCCACATGGACGGCATGACCGGCTACTGTGTGGGCGTTACCATAGGCGCGGCTCTTGGCACCTTTGTGCTGCCCCTGCGGGTGGCAGCACAGCAGGGTCTGCGACTGGGCGTGGTCTGGCGGCACGAGCTCATGGGCAAATTCATGCTCACGGCCCTGCCCCTCATGCTGGGGCAGACCATCATGATGCTGGACGAACAGTTTTTGCGGGTGTTTGGCAGTCTGGCTGGCGACGGCGCGGTGAGCCTGCTCAACTACGCGCGGCGCATAACCCAGGTTCCCGTGGGACTGGTGGGGCAGGCAGCCGCCGTGGCCTCATATCCCTTTCTGGTGGCTCTGCTGGCACAGGGCGAAACAGAAAGCTTCAACACCACCCTGCGCACGGCCCTGCGGGCCAGCGTGGCGCTTATCATTCCCTGCGCTTTCTGCATGGCGGCCACAAGCTGGCCCATTCTGGGCGTGATATTTCAGGGCGGGCGCTTCAGCCCTGCGGATACGCTGGCGACCCTGCCGCTCACGCGCATCATGCTGGCCGCCACACCCTTCTGGATAATTTACATGGTACTGGTGCGCGCCTACTACGCCCACGGCGACACAATTACCCCGGCGGTAACCGGCAGTATCATGACTGCCCTGTGCATACCGGTTTATTACTGGTGGGCCGTGCCGCACGGCGCGTGGGCTATCGCCGCCCTTTCGGGCCTGAGTGTGAGCCTGTATGTGCTGTGGCTGGTGGGCATATGGATTCGCCGCCACGGCAGTGGGGCGTTTGCGGGGCTGACCGGGCTGGGCCTGCGGGTGACATTCTGCTGCCTGCCTGCCTCGGCTGCCAGCTGGTGGGTCTCAGAGGTGTGCATGCGCACCTTTGCGCTATCGCCCATTCTCAAGGCCTGCGTGGTGCTGATGCTTGGCGGATGTGCCTTTGCTGCCCTGTTTTTGCCCATTGCCTGGCAGTGCGCGCCCGAGACGCTGGAGCCTGTGCTGCAACGCCTGCGGCGCAAGCGCAGTGCGGCCTGA